One part of the Vidua chalybeata isolate OUT-0048 chromosome 11, bVidCha1 merged haplotype, whole genome shotgun sequence genome encodes these proteins:
- the EMC8 gene encoding ER membrane protein complex subunit 8 encodes MKLTTQAYCKMVLHGAKYPHCAVNGLLVAERPPAPRPPQPALFVDCIPLFHGTLALAPMLEVALTLIDSWCKENSYVIAGYYQANERVKDASPNQVAEKVASRIAEGFTDTALIMVDNTKFTMECVEPAIHVYELHENKWRCKDPHVDFCEDWTEAQRIAASLLDSKSYETLVDFDNHLDDIRNDWTNPEINKAVLHLC; translated from the exons ATGAAGCTGACCACGCAGGCTTACTGCAAGATGGTCCTGCACGGCGCCAAGTACCCGCACTGCGCCGTTAACGGGCTGCTGGTGGCCGAGCGGCCGccggcgccgcggccgccgcagCCCGCGCTGTTCGTGGATTGCATCCCGCTCTTCCACGGCACGCTGGCGCTCGCCCCCATGCTGGAGGTGGCCCTGACCCTG ATTGATTCCTGGTGCAAGGAGAACAGCTACGTGATAGCTGGATATTACCAGGCGAACGAACGCGTGAAAGATGCCAG cccaaaccaggtTGCAGAGAAAGTGGCCTCCCGGATTGCCGAGGGTTTCACGGACACTGCGCTCATCATG GTTGACAACACCAAGTTCACCATGGAGTGTGTGGAGCCTGCCATCCACGTGTACGAGCTGCACGAGAACAAGTGGAGGTGCAAGGACCCACACGT TGACTTCTGTGAAGACTGGACCGAAGCCCAGCGAATCGCTGCCTCCCTCCTGGACAGCAAGTCCTACGAGACACTGGTGGATTTTGATAATCACCTGGATGACATCCGCAACGACTGGACAAACCCGGAGATCAACAAAGCTGTGCTGCACCTGTGCTAG
- the GINS2 gene encoding DNA replication complex GINS protein PSF2, with protein MEPAEVEFLAEKELVTIVPNFSLDRIHLIGGDLGPFNPGLPVEVPVWLAINLKQRQKCRLIPPEWMDVGKLEEIRDQERKEDTFTPMPSPYYMELTKLLLNYASDNIPRADEIRTLVKDTWDTRMAKLRLSADSFVRQQEAHAKLDNLTLMEINSTGTFLTQALDHMYKLRTNLQPGESSHSQDF; from the exons ATGGAGCCGGCCGAGGTGGAGTTCCTGGCCGAGAAGGAGCTGGTGACGATCGTGCCCAACTTCAGCCTGGACCGGATTCACCTCATCGGG ggGGATCTGGGTCCCTTCAATCCTGGCTTGCCAGTGGAAGTGCCCGTGTGGTTGGCCATTAATCTGAAGCAGAGGCAGAAGTGTCGGCTCATTCCCCCGGAATGGATGGATGTTG GGAAGCTGGAGGAAATCCGGGATCAGGAGCGGAAAGAGGACACCTTCACTCCCATGCCCAGTCCCTACTACATGGAGCTCaccaagctgctgctgaactA tgcctctgACAACATCCCCAGGGCGGACGAGATCCGGACGCTGGTGAAGGACACGTGGGACACGCGCATGGCCAAGCTGCGCCTGTCCGCCGACAGCTTCGTGCGGCAGCAGGAGGCTCACGCCAAG CTGGATAACTTAACCCTGATGGAGATCAACAGCACCGGGACTTTCCTTACCCAAGCCTTGGATCACATGTACAAGCTCCGGACTAACCTCCAGCCTGGCGAGAGCTCCCACTCCCAGGATTTCTGA